A genomic segment from Cryptosporangium phraense encodes:
- a CDS encoding HAD family hydrolase — protein MSDARQLRPIDAVFFDFSGTLLSVEPAADWLVRAATPLGLQFTDAESGEMIERLIRSGRPGGPAPTGLSGALAELYAARDLTPEQHREAYVALMARADLPDPRLAEALYDAMFPPEAWVPYPDAPHVLETLHAHGIKVAVVSNIAHDLRPTFDHHGLTQWVDAFVFSYEVDAMKPSPKIFAAACEAVGVEPERALMVGDTLADAGAAESGIQALVLPASPPGEVHGLAAVLALAGL, from the coding sequence GTGTCCGATGCCCGACAGCTCCGTCCTATTGACGCCGTCTTCTTCGATTTTTCCGGCACGTTGCTGTCGGTCGAACCGGCCGCCGACTGGCTCGTCCGGGCGGCCACTCCCCTCGGTCTGCAGTTCACCGACGCCGAATCCGGCGAGATGATCGAGCGGCTGATCCGGTCCGGACGTCCGGGTGGCCCGGCGCCGACCGGGCTCTCCGGTGCGTTGGCCGAGCTCTACGCGGCCCGCGATCTCACTCCCGAGCAGCACCGGGAGGCCTACGTCGCGCTGATGGCCCGCGCCGACCTGCCCGATCCGCGGCTGGCCGAGGCGCTGTACGACGCGATGTTCCCGCCGGAGGCCTGGGTGCCGTATCCGGACGCTCCCCACGTCCTGGAGACGCTGCACGCGCACGGAATCAAGGTGGCCGTGGTCAGCAACATCGCCCACGACCTGCGGCCGACGTTCGACCACCACGGGCTGACGCAGTGGGTGGACGCGTTCGTGTTCTCGTACGAGGTCGACGCGATGAAGCCGAGCCCGAAGATCTTCGCGGCCGCGTGCGAGGCGGTCGGGGTCGAGCCGGAGCGGGCGCTGATGGTCGGCGACACGCTCGCGGACGCCGGCGCGGCCGAGAGCGGGATCCAAGCTCTGGTGCTGCCGGCGAGCCCGCCCGGCGAGGTACACGGCCTGGCCGCGGTCCTGGCCCTGGCCGGCCTCTGA